One Corynebacterium appendicis CIP 107643 DNA window includes the following coding sequences:
- a CDS encoding anion permease: MSVGIMLTPIIGVMDWKYAQEHINWGTLVVFAAGISLGKFLLDTGAATWLSEATFGAIGLASMPIIATIALVSLFNILIHLGFYSRRCIQAPPRSNSGAAWRLQMRRWTDREGEEIPDG; this comes from the coding sequence ATGTCGGTGGGCATCATGCTCACCCCGATCATCGGCGTGATGGATTGGAAATACGCCCAAGAACACATCAATTGGGGCACCCTGGTCGTCTTCGCCGCCGGGATCTCGCTGGGTAAGTTCCTGCTGGACACGGGCGCGGCGACCTGGCTGTCGGAGGCTACGTTCGGCGCCATCGGCCTCGCGTCCATGCCGATCATCGCCACGATCGCGCTGGTGAGCCTGTTTAACATCCTCATCCACTTGGGGTTCTACTCGCGCCGGTGCATCCAGGCGCCGCCGCGGTCCAACAGCGGCGCGGCCTGGCGTCTGCAGATGCGACGGTGGACCGACCGCGAAGGCGAGGAAATCCCGGACGGCTGA
- a CDS encoding ABC transporter substrate-binding protein, with translation MKKALVVAPIATALLAASCSTTEDGSETAAQDTTTQNSATLDNCGVEIHVDTPVQRAVALEQGASDTLLMLGASEQIAGVGHQKDNPPDGLPKPKAIADQIPTAEQIRAADADFIYSPFELVWTADSAGTREEWQKAGVATYLTNTECSDYGENAGKNSFELIERDLTELGQLFGHEDKVAELIEQQRDTLDKAQQAPDGTTFMLLYSSLGGAPYVAGGPSIVTEMGRAVNMTNVFEDVKEEWPQVSWEEVAQADPDVIVIADLPVRGEPGDTWQEKVTDLENNPGTREMQAVKKERYIVVPGVATSASARSYQAVQAMSDAITSGIADN, from the coding sequence GTGAAGAAGGCACTTGTCGTCGCCCCAATTGCTACCGCGCTCTTAGCGGCGTCCTGTAGCACCACGGAAGATGGCTCCGAAACAGCGGCACAGGATACGACCACACAGAACTCCGCCACGCTGGATAACTGCGGTGTTGAAATCCACGTGGACACCCCAGTGCAGCGCGCGGTGGCGCTGGAGCAAGGCGCCTCCGACACGTTGCTGATGCTCGGCGCGAGCGAGCAGATCGCGGGCGTCGGCCACCAGAAGGACAACCCGCCCGACGGCCTACCCAAACCAAAGGCGATCGCAGACCAAATCCCCACCGCGGAGCAGATCCGTGCGGCTGACGCGGACTTCATCTACTCCCCGTTTGAACTGGTGTGGACCGCCGATTCCGCCGGCACGCGCGAGGAATGGCAGAAGGCCGGCGTGGCCACCTACCTCACCAACACGGAATGCAGCGACTACGGCGAAAACGCAGGCAAGAACTCCTTCGAGCTCATCGAGCGAGACCTGACCGAACTGGGCCAGCTTTTCGGTCACGAGGACAAGGTCGCAGAACTCATTGAGCAGCAGCGAGACACGCTAGACAAGGCTCAGCAGGCACCCGACGGCACTACCTTCATGCTCCTGTACTCCTCCCTCGGGGGCGCGCCGTACGTGGCGGGCGGGCCGTCCATCGTCACCGAAATGGGGCGCGCCGTAAACATGACCAACGTGTTCGAGGACGTCAAGGAAGAGTGGCCCCAGGTGTCCTGGGAGGAGGTCGCACAGGCGGATCCGGACGTTATCGTCATCGCGGACTTGCCGGTTCGCGGCGAGCCCGGCGATACCTGGCAGGAGAAGGTGACCGATCTGGAGAACAACCCAGGCACCCGCGAAATGCAAGCTGTGAAAAAGGAGCGCTACATCGTCGTGCCGGGCGTAGCCACCTCCGCGTCCGCGCGCTCCTACCAGGCGGTTCAGGCCATGTCCGACGCGATCACGTCCGGGATTGCGGACAATTAA
- a CDS encoding urease accessory protein UreD, whose protein sequence is MLRDDIATIQDAEEQGFTGVLNLGIGESGGRSIARRQYHAGALKIIRPHYLDDTGQVYYTIVNPGGGYVGGDGYYQRFALEPGASAVITDQSATKVYRTPGGHVYQRMAFEVEAGGVLEYVPDQLILYRDADFRQDTVVKLAKDASFFMSEIVTPGWSPDKSIFGYEHMHLRTQVEIDGELALVDNLRIDPSSTVHPVSSMGFMGSYTHVASAICFDPQITDATLDAVRDALPSDNGAESSITATDEPGFVLRAVGNRTEDLMATVLAAVNTVRSQFRGQGQLKLRQY, encoded by the coding sequence ATGCTCCGGGACGACATCGCGACAATCCAGGACGCGGAGGAGCAGGGCTTCACCGGTGTGCTGAACCTGGGGATTGGCGAAAGCGGCGGCCGTTCGATCGCTCGCCGCCAGTACCACGCAGGTGCACTGAAGATCATCCGCCCGCACTACCTCGACGACACCGGCCAGGTGTACTACACCATTGTCAACCCGGGTGGCGGCTATGTCGGCGGCGACGGTTACTACCAACGGTTTGCGCTCGAGCCGGGGGCTTCCGCCGTCATTACTGACCAGTCCGCTACCAAGGTCTACCGCACCCCGGGCGGCCACGTGTATCAGCGCATGGCGTTCGAGGTCGAGGCCGGCGGCGTCTTGGAGTACGTGCCCGATCAGCTCATCTTGTACAGGGATGCCGATTTCCGGCAGGACACAGTGGTCAAGCTCGCCAAAGACGCGTCGTTTTTCATGTCCGAAATTGTCACGCCGGGGTGGTCGCCGGATAAGTCGATCTTCGGCTACGAGCACATGCACCTGCGCACGCAGGTTGAGATCGACGGCGAACTCGCACTCGTGGACAACCTGCGCATCGACCCGAGCTCGACCGTGCACCCGGTCTCAAGCATGGGATTTATGGGTAGCTACACCCACGTGGCTAGCGCGATCTGCTTTGATCCGCAGATTACTGACGCAACTCTGGACGCCGTACGCGACGCTCTGCCGAGCGACAACGGCGCCGAGAGTTCGATTACCGCTACAGATGAGCCGGGATTTGTCCTGCGCGCGGTAGGAAACCGCACTGAGGATCTCATGGCGACGGTTTTGGCGGCAGTGAACACGGTCCGCTCCCAGTTCCGCGGCCAGGGCCAGCTGAAGCTGCGCCAGTACTAG
- a CDS encoding SDR family oxidoreductase, translated as MALIDPRTKYPSDFPSEPRQDNPGLDTKMATAPDLGQDSYVGSGKLEGRRALITGGDSGIGAATAIAFAREGADVAISYLPEEQEDADRIVKLIEDAGRKAVSIPGDLKELDNCVAAVEKTVEGLGGIDLLVNNASRQVWNDGLLGVSDEDFDATMRTNLYSAFRVTKEAVKHMEPGSSIIFSTSIQAYSPSKELLDYAMTKAAFNNLAKGLSGELLASKGIRVNAVAPGPIWTVIQPAEGQPEEVVDNFAQASDIGRPGQPAELAGAYVFLASEAASYISGETLAVTGGALTP; from the coding sequence ATGGCACTTATTGATCCCCGCACAAAGTACCCCTCCGATTTCCCCTCCGAGCCGCGCCAGGACAACCCCGGCCTTGATACCAAGATGGCAACCGCGCCCGATCTGGGCCAAGACTCCTACGTAGGCTCCGGCAAGCTCGAGGGTCGTCGCGCCCTGATCACCGGCGGCGACTCCGGCATCGGTGCCGCCACCGCCATCGCGTTCGCCCGTGAGGGCGCGGACGTGGCCATCTCCTATCTGCCGGAAGAGCAGGAAGACGCAGACCGCATTGTGAAGCTCATCGAGGACGCCGGCCGCAAGGCCGTTTCCATCCCCGGCGACCTGAAGGAGCTGGACAACTGCGTGGCCGCGGTAGAAAAGACCGTCGAGGGCCTCGGCGGCATTGACCTTCTAGTCAACAACGCTTCGCGCCAGGTGTGGAACGACGGGTTGCTAGGCGTCTCCGATGAGGACTTCGACGCAACTATGAGGACCAACCTGTACTCCGCGTTCCGCGTGACCAAAGAGGCGGTCAAGCACATGGAGCCGGGTTCCTCCATCATCTTCTCTACCTCCATCCAGGCGTACAGCCCGTCCAAGGAGCTGCTGGATTACGCGATGACCAAGGCCGCCTTCAACAACCTTGCCAAGGGCCTCTCTGGCGAGCTGCTGGCATCCAAGGGCATCCGCGTCAACGCCGTCGCGCCGGGTCCGATCTGGACCGTGATTCAGCCGGCGGAGGGCCAGCCGGAAGAGGTCGTGGACAACTTCGCGCAGGCCTCCGACATCGGCCGTCCGGGCCAGCCTGCGGAGCTCGCCGGCGCGTATGTCTTCCTCGCCTCGGAGGCCGCCTCTTACATTTCCGGCGAGACGCTCGCAGTTACCGGTGGCGCGCTGACGCCGTAG
- a CDS encoding TetR/AcrR family transcriptional regulator translates to MSLREEKKAATRCAISEATATLLLEEGTAATTVARVSERAGVSTRTFHNYFADIDEALEEFLRKVFSTIAEQLASLPAELSAAQAIEAIIIDALNEDGFELYSASTLVLLGDRARADAASPPAEETVREIAEPLVASVRRRTPGATPFDAEVLLHAYGIAGATAVKAYLALPEPRDPDAGRALVRRAFEVLRDMR, encoded by the coding sequence ATGAGTCTGCGCGAAGAGAAAAAGGCGGCGACCCGGTGCGCGATCTCGGAGGCAACCGCGACCTTGCTGCTTGAAGAGGGCACGGCCGCCACCACCGTCGCACGAGTCTCGGAGCGCGCAGGCGTGTCTACCAGGACCTTCCACAATTACTTCGCGGACATCGACGAGGCGCTGGAGGAATTCCTGCGCAAGGTGTTCTCCACCATCGCCGAGCAGCTTGCCTCGCTGCCGGCGGAGCTTTCCGCGGCGCAGGCGATCGAGGCGATCATCATCGACGCGCTCAATGAGGACGGCTTCGAGCTTTACTCCGCCTCCACACTGGTGCTCCTTGGGGACCGAGCCCGCGCAGATGCCGCCTCGCCGCCTGCGGAGGAGACCGTGCGGGAAATCGCGGAGCCGCTCGTGGCGAGCGTCCGGCGCCGCACCCCCGGGGCCACGCCGTTTGACGCCGAGGTGCTGCTCCACGCGTACGGCATCGCGGGGGCTACCGCGGTCAAGGCGTACCTCGCGCTGCCCGAGCCCCGCGACCCCGATGCGGGGCGAGCCCTGGTTCGCCGGGCATTCGAGGTGCTGCGCGACATGCGCTAG
- the ureG gene encoding urease accessory protein UreG, whose amino-acid sequence MSVVKVGIGGPVGAGKTALIERITRALEGEVSMAAITNDIYTTEDAKILARDGVLPEDRIIGVETGGCPHTAIREDTSMNEAAYEELLSRHPDLEMVFVESGGDNLSATFSPELVDFSIYIIDVAQGEKIPRKAGQGMIKSDLFVINKTDLAPHVGADLQVMEDDSKVFRGDKPFVLTNLRTDEGLDGVIKWIRHDVLMQDLAS is encoded by the coding sequence ATGAGTGTTGTCAAAGTCGGGATTGGTGGACCTGTCGGCGCCGGTAAGACGGCGCTGATCGAGCGCATCACTCGCGCGCTCGAAGGCGAGGTCTCCATGGCCGCGATCACTAACGACATTTACACCACCGAGGACGCGAAGATTCTCGCCCGCGACGGCGTGCTTCCGGAGGACCGCATCATCGGTGTGGAAACCGGCGGCTGCCCGCACACCGCGATTCGTGAGGACACCTCGATGAACGAGGCAGCCTACGAGGAACTTCTTTCGCGCCACCCGGATCTGGAGATGGTGTTCGTGGAGTCCGGCGGCGATAACCTGTCGGCAACGTTCTCGCCGGAACTGGTGGACTTCTCCATCTACATCATCGACGTTGCCCAGGGTGAGAAGATCCCGCGCAAGGCAGGCCAGGGCATGATCAAGTCCGACCTGTTCGTGATCAACAAAACCGACCTCGCGCCGCACGTCGGTGCGGACCTTCAGGTGATGGAGGACGATTCCAAGGTCTTCCGCGGCGACAAGCCGTTCGTGCTGACGAACCTGCGTACCGACGAAGGCTTGGACGGCGTGATCAAGTGGATCCGTCACGATGTTTTGATGCAGGACCTCGCAAGCTAA
- a CDS encoding Fic family protein: MTITARLETFLATQIADNHRLVNAFMGHFMFEYTHPFYDGNGRIGRFLLAFALIKALSAPTAMSVSHQFSIQRSKYYKAFEETEAPLNRGEGTFFLLEMLAILSDAQEQLEKSLSEKLALLNSLRENAAKVELPENQSQILFILGQAKLFDPDATVAARDLQEYLNRSWDTVRDHVTELQKSGLVVAVKKRPLELALTPKALDVLGLN, translated from the coding sequence TTGACCATCACCGCGAGACTCGAAACCTTCCTTGCTACGCAAATCGCGGACAACCACCGCTTGGTGAATGCTTTCATGGGGCACTTCATGTTCGAATACACTCACCCGTTCTACGACGGAAACGGCCGCATCGGCCGCTTCCTCTTGGCTTTCGCTCTGATTAAGGCGCTGTCCGCCCCCACTGCAATGTCAGTGTCGCACCAGTTTTCCATCCAGCGCTCCAAATACTACAAAGCGTTCGAGGAGACAGAGGCACCTCTCAATCGAGGCGAAGGAACCTTCTTCCTGCTCGAAATGCTCGCGATTTTGAGCGACGCTCAAGAGCAGCTCGAGAAGTCCCTTTCGGAAAAACTGGCATTGCTGAATTCGCTTCGCGAGAACGCAGCGAAAGTAGAACTACCCGAAAACCAAAGCCAGATTCTCTTCATTCTTGGCCAAGCCAAGCTCTTCGACCCCGATGCAACGGTGGCAGCAAGAGACTTGCAGGAATATCTCAACCGTTCCTGGGATACCGTTCGCGATCACGTGACGGAACTCCAGAAAAGCGGTCTTGTCGTCGCTGTGAAGAAACGCCCTTTGGAGCTCGCTCTGACTCCAAAAGCCCTCGATGTGCTGGGGTTGAATTGA
- a CDS encoding ArsR/SmtB family transcription factor, producing MEDWEHDVNILAWTPVFKTLSDPTRLALLSAIHFAGPEQLAVSELSDLTGTKMATTSAALRAMEKTGVVRSIRDGRSIYYAIADEQVHTVLHWIGATHKH from the coding sequence GTGGAAGATTGGGAACACGACGTAAACATCCTGGCCTGGACACCGGTATTTAAAACGCTGTCCGACCCGACGCGTCTCGCGCTGCTCAGCGCAATCCATTTCGCCGGGCCGGAGCAATTGGCCGTATCGGAGCTATCCGACCTCACCGGCACGAAGATGGCGACCACTTCCGCCGCACTTCGCGCGATGGAGAAAACGGGGGTGGTGCGCTCGATCCGCGACGGCCGCAGTATCTACTACGCCATCGCGGATGAGCAGGTGCATACGGTGTTGCACTGGATCGGTGCAACACACAAGCACTAG
- a CDS encoding DUF2200 family protein, with protein sequence MDEQAKLERIFNYRFGDIYSNYLAKVERKGHSREELDDVLGWFTGLDAVALQQAADAELTLRDFFGTVTLTTHAELITGKVCGVRVEEVDDDLMRSIRQMDLLVDELARGKKIANIKRG encoded by the coding sequence ATGGATGAACAGGCAAAGCTCGAGCGCATCTTCAACTACCGATTCGGCGACATTTACAGCAACTACCTGGCGAAAGTGGAGCGCAAAGGGCACTCCCGCGAGGAGCTCGACGACGTTTTGGGCTGGTTCACCGGCCTCGACGCGGTGGCGCTGCAGCAGGCCGCAGACGCAGAGCTGACGCTGCGCGATTTTTTCGGCACCGTCACGCTCACCACCCACGCCGAGCTGATCACCGGCAAGGTGTGCGGGGTGCGCGTCGAGGAGGTTGACGACGATCTCATGCGCTCCATCCGCCAAATGGATCTGCTTGTCGACGAGCTGGCCCGCGGCAAGAAGATCGCCAACATCAAACGCGGCTAG
- a CDS encoding MMPL family transporter, protein MSEFLYRLGSWSYKKVWPFLAVWLILLGALGFGAVNFAKSPSPTFSMPDMDSTVTQEEMNERFGSDEDAMSVPSGTVVIQAPEGTTLEDPQVMAEVDAMLDELKATGDFREPEAIVNPVLAAAGMAQQMSEAKAAQGMPQEQIDADLAALSPLSPDGRTGTVSVTFTEDNIMDIPEETLGEVESILERYDATDLTVKYNGNAFSGAGEMDGTSELIGMAVAAIVLLVTFGSLVAAGLPLIAAVIGVGVGILGVQMGTLFTDAISDITPTLASMIGLAVGIDYSLFILARFRNELISTSGLNNLSPKELAQALKKMDKEQRAHAMGMALGTAGGSVVFAGTTVLIALAALSIIRIPFLATMALAAAATVAIAVPVALTFLPSLLGLLGTRAFAIRIPGPRVPDPEDDKPTMGLLWARQIRARPWLNLIAGVVLLGILAIPAANLRLAMPTDGTAKLGSPQREAYEIVNDAFGPGRNAPMIAYVDAADVAEQDRMGSYQTLLQDFTGTEGVVNAQIVRTTDNFDAAQILITPDSGATDQATTDTLGRLREFKQPFEDETGATFGITGITPIFDDISQMLSDVLVPYIAIVLGLAFIVLMLVFRSFWVPLLAALGFGLSMAATFGVTVAIFQEGMFGLIEDPQPLLSFLPIMLIGLTFGLAMDYQVFLVTRMREGYVSRGKSAGNAVANGYKHGARVVTAAALIMISVFAAFVLMDEPFIKAMGFALAAGVLIDAFVVRMTLIPATMYLLGDRAWKIPGWLDKALPNLDIEGEKLHRGHSQTTEPVTV, encoded by the coding sequence ATGTCTGAATTTCTCTATCGGCTAGGCAGCTGGTCCTACAAAAAAGTGTGGCCGTTTTTGGCCGTCTGGCTGATCCTTTTAGGCGCCCTCGGCTTCGGCGCCGTGAACTTTGCAAAATCCCCCAGCCCGACGTTCTCCATGCCGGACATGGACTCCACCGTGACGCAGGAGGAGATGAACGAGCGCTTCGGCAGCGACGAGGACGCGATGAGCGTGCCCAGCGGCACCGTCGTGATCCAGGCACCGGAAGGGACAACGCTCGAAGACCCGCAGGTGATGGCCGAGGTCGATGCCATGCTCGACGAACTCAAGGCCACCGGCGACTTCCGTGAGCCCGAGGCGATTGTCAACCCCGTACTCGCCGCCGCTGGCATGGCGCAGCAAATGAGCGAAGCCAAGGCCGCGCAGGGCATGCCGCAGGAGCAGATCGACGCTGACCTCGCTGCGCTGTCGCCGCTGAGCCCCGACGGGCGCACCGGAACCGTGTCCGTCACGTTCACCGAGGACAACATCATGGACATCCCCGAGGAGACCCTCGGCGAAGTCGAAAGCATCCTCGAGCGTTACGACGCCACCGATCTCACCGTTAAATACAACGGCAACGCGTTCAGCGGTGCCGGCGAAATGGACGGGACCTCGGAGCTCATCGGCATGGCCGTCGCCGCGATCGTGCTGCTGGTCACCTTCGGCTCCCTGGTCGCTGCTGGCCTGCCGCTGATTGCCGCCGTCATCGGCGTGGGCGTGGGCATCCTCGGTGTGCAGATGGGCACGCTGTTCACCGATGCGATCTCCGACATAACGCCGACGCTCGCGTCCATGATCGGCCTCGCCGTGGGCATCGACTACTCCCTGTTCATCCTGGCCCGCTTCCGCAATGAGCTGATCTCCACCTCCGGCCTGAACAACCTGTCGCCGAAGGAACTGGCGCAGGCATTGAAGAAGATGGACAAGGAGCAGCGTGCCCACGCCATGGGGATGGCGCTCGGCACAGCGGGCGGCTCTGTGGTCTTCGCGGGCACGACGGTGCTCATCGCGCTCGCCGCCTTGTCAATCATCCGCATTCCGTTCCTGGCCACCATGGCGCTTGCCGCGGCTGCGACGGTCGCGATCGCCGTGCCTGTTGCGCTCACCTTCCTCCCCTCGCTGCTTGGTTTGCTGGGCACCCGGGCATTCGCTATCCGCATTCCCGGCCCGAGGGTCCCCGACCCGGAGGACGACAAGCCGACCATGGGCCTGCTGTGGGCACGCCAGATCCGCGCGCGTCCGTGGCTGAACCTCATCGCCGGTGTCGTGCTGCTTGGCATCCTCGCCATCCCCGCCGCGAACCTGCGCTTGGCTATGCCGACCGACGGCACCGCGAAGCTCGGCTCCCCGCAGCGAGAGGCGTACGAGATCGTGAACGACGCCTTCGGCCCCGGCCGCAACGCGCCAATGATCGCGTACGTGGACGCGGCTGACGTGGCCGAGCAGGACCGGATGGGCTCCTACCAAACGCTGCTGCAGGATTTCACCGGCACCGAAGGCGTGGTCAACGCGCAGATCGTGCGCACCACGGACAACTTCGACGCCGCCCAAATCCTGATCACGCCGGATTCCGGCGCCACCGACCAAGCCACCACCGACACGTTGGGGCGCCTGCGCGAGTTCAAGCAGCCGTTCGAGGACGAAACCGGCGCCACGTTCGGCATCACCGGCATCACGCCAATCTTCGACGACATCTCGCAGATGCTTTCCGACGTGCTCGTTCCGTACATCGCGATCGTCCTGGGGCTCGCGTTCATCGTGCTCATGCTGGTGTTCCGCTCGTTCTGGGTGCCGCTGCTCGCCGCGCTGGGCTTCGGCCTGTCCATGGCAGCGACGTTCGGCGTGACCGTGGCGATCTTCCAGGAGGGCATGTTCGGGCTCATCGAAGACCCGCAGCCGCTGTTGTCCTTCTTGCCCATCATGCTCATCGGCCTGACCTTCGGCCTGGCCATGGATTACCAAGTGTTCCTGGTCACGCGTATGCGCGAAGGCTACGTCTCCCGCGGCAAGTCCGCCGGCAACGCGGTGGCCAACGGCTACAAGCACGGTGCCCGCGTGGTCACCGCGGCCGCGCTGATCATGATCTCGGTGTTCGCCGCGTTCGTCCTCATGGACGAGCCGTTCATCAAAGCCATGGGCTTCGCACTCGCAGCCGGCGTGCTCATCGACGCATTCGTGGTGCGCATGACGCTCATCCCCGCCACCATGTACCTGCTGGGCGACCGCGCCTGGAAGATTCCGGGTTGGCTCGATAAGGCGCTGCCGAACCTGGACATCGAGGGGGAGAAGCTCCACCGCGGGCATTCGCAGACGACCGAGCCAGTTACGGTGTAG
- a CDS encoding FecCD family ABC transporter permease, giving the protein MRNPKILGAVAALVLVAAILLSLPLGSSGISLFHLDELSALQRSVLTDLRLPRVLMAACVGAILAVCGVAMQAITHNDLADPYLLGISSGASTGAVVAIIFSTFQWGIVAGASIGALLSFSLLMLLLKNTAADATRVVLTGVLVGYLFESVTSLVVTASGNAESTRGIMFWLLGMLSAARWNTLVAVVVVGAIGVTLLWLMSRYLDALSLGDETASTMGVPVVRVRYTVLIAVSLLTAATVASVGAIGFIGLIVPHAVRMLIGPLHRSLIPVSAIVGAIFLVVADAIARVLFAPQELPVGVITALIGVPLFFVILKRTKL; this is encoded by the coding sequence GTGCGCAACCCGAAGATTCTCGGCGCCGTGGCGGCACTCGTGCTCGTCGCAGCGATCCTGCTTTCCCTGCCGCTCGGCTCGAGCGGTATTTCCCTGTTCCATCTCGACGAGCTCTCCGCGCTGCAACGTTCAGTGCTGACGGATCTGCGCCTGCCGCGGGTGCTCATGGCCGCGTGCGTTGGGGCGATCTTGGCGGTGTGCGGTGTGGCGATGCAGGCCATCACGCACAACGACCTGGCTGACCCGTACCTGCTCGGCATCTCCTCCGGCGCTTCTACCGGCGCCGTGGTGGCGATCATTTTCTCCACCTTCCAGTGGGGCATCGTCGCGGGTGCGTCGATAGGCGCGCTACTCTCCTTCAGCCTGTTGATGCTGCTGTTGAAAAACACCGCCGCCGACGCCACGCGTGTGGTCCTCACCGGCGTGCTGGTGGGATATCTTTTCGAGTCCGTCACCTCGCTCGTCGTCACGGCGTCTGGCAACGCTGAATCCACCCGCGGCATCATGTTCTGGCTGCTCGGCATGCTCTCCGCAGCCCGCTGGAACACACTCGTCGCTGTCGTGGTCGTGGGCGCAATCGGGGTGACGCTGTTGTGGCTGATGTCGCGCTACCTCGACGCGCTGTCGCTTGGCGACGAAACCGCATCCACCATGGGCGTTCCCGTCGTCCGCGTGCGCTACACCGTCCTTATCGCGGTATCGCTGCTCACGGCCGCGACGGTCGCATCCGTCGGCGCCATCGGCTTTATCGGCCTGATCGTCCCGCACGCCGTGCGCATGCTCATCGGCCCTCTGCACCGCAGCCTCATCCCGGTCTCCGCAATCGTTGGCGCGATTTTCCTCGTCGTCGCAGACGCGATTGCGCGCGTGCTATTCGCTCCGCAGGAACTGCCGGTAGGTGTGATCACCGCCTTGATCGGCGTCCCGCTCTTCTTCGTCATCTTAAAAAGGACCAAGCTGTGA
- a CDS encoding ABC transporter ATP-binding protein, protein MIDARVLAAYDDFRLDIDAHIPDATLTGLVGPNGSGKSTLLKSLAGVTDFEGEVRYNGQTFTSYSHRERVRLLSYVAQSAGTPPAISVRQLVEMGRSAGSGLFWKPSSADAQAVDFALHNAGLSDLADRPVTALSGGQVQRAMTARAFAQGAQHMLLDEPTNHLDLHHQHALLGMLKSITVDEGFSVGIALHDLALAAQYCDRLIVLHNGATVAEGNPLDVLTPSLLNEVFGIDAVLERRNGTPTLVVNGATAPAEVV, encoded by the coding sequence GTGATTGACGCTCGTGTTCTCGCCGCGTACGACGATTTCCGCCTTGACATCGACGCGCACATCCCCGACGCCACTTTGACCGGGCTAGTCGGCCCCAACGGTTCCGGGAAATCGACGCTGCTCAAGTCTCTCGCCGGAGTAACCGACTTCGAGGGCGAGGTGCGCTACAACGGCCAAACGTTTACCTCCTACAGCCACCGCGAGCGTGTGCGTCTGCTGTCGTACGTGGCGCAGTCGGCCGGTACCCCGCCTGCGATCTCCGTGCGCCAGCTGGTCGAGATGGGACGCTCCGCCGGCAGCGGGTTGTTCTGGAAACCGAGCAGCGCCGACGCGCAGGCCGTGGACTTCGCGTTGCACAACGCGGGGTTGAGCGACCTCGCGGACCGCCCCGTCACCGCGCTATCCGGCGGCCAGGTGCAGCGTGCGATGACCGCCCGCGCGTTCGCCCAAGGCGCGCAGCACATGCTTCTCGACGAACCCACGAACCACCTCGACCTCCATCACCAGCACGCGCTACTCGGGATGTTGAAGTCCATCACTGTGGACGAGGGGTTCAGCGTCGGTATCGCGTTGCACGACCTCGCCTTGGCGGCGCAGTACTGCGATAGATTGATCGTGCTCCACAACGGAGCAACCGTTGCGGAGGGAAACCCCCTCGACGTGCTCACACCCAGCCTACTCAACGAGGTGTTCGGGATTGATGCTGTACTCGAGCGCCGCAACGGCACCCCGACCCTGGTTGTCAACGGAGCAACCGCGCCTGCGGAGGTAGTATAA
- a CDS encoding urease accessory protein UreF, producing MQSTHTKPNSDLVVWHITDSALPTGAFAHSAGMETFIQDGEIDDPESFSVWLRDYLYQATFGEALSARFAARLGAKDLPLEEAAEQLHELDALTHATQTPKQLRVSMNSMGRRMSKVARIVDPENALVEEYDGGLKERRYKGNPGIAAGLLLGAAGVDEHTAVRAYLMQMATSMVQNAIRAIPLGQDAGQRILVEIYPYIDAFAEVTLKHDWHDLGVTAPRLEQAQMAHEHLRSRMFMS from the coding sequence ATGCAGAGCACACACACTAAGCCGAACTCGGACCTCGTCGTCTGGCACATCACTGACTCGGCGCTGCCCACCGGCGCGTTCGCGCACTCGGCGGGTATGGAGACGTTTATCCAGGACGGTGAGATCGATGATCCCGAATCGTTCTCCGTCTGGCTGCGGGATTACCTCTACCAGGCCACGTTTGGCGAGGCGCTGTCCGCGCGTTTCGCAGCCCGGCTGGGTGCAAAGGATCTACCGCTCGAGGAGGCAGCCGAGCAGCTGCATGAACTCGACGCGCTGACGCACGCCACCCAGACACCGAAACAGCTTCGCGTGTCCATGAACTCCATGGGCCGGCGCATGTCTAAGGTCGCGCGCATCGTGGACCCCGAAAACGCGCTGGTGGAAGAGTACGATGGGGGGCTGAAGGAGCGTCGCTACAAGGGCAACCCGGGCATCGCCGCAGGGCTGCTGCTGGGGGCTGCGGGTGTCGACGAGCACACCGCAGTGCGCGCGTACCTCATGCAGATGGCCACGTCCATGGTGCAAAACGCGATTCGTGCGATCCCGCTCGGGCAGGATGCGGGCCAGCGGATCCTGGTTGAAATCTATCCCTACATCGACGCGTTTGCAGAAGTGACGCTGAAACATGACTGGCACGACTTGGGTGTCACAGCCCCGCGTCTGGAGCAGGCGCAGATGGCGCACGAGCATCTGCGCTCGCGCATGTTCATGTCTTAA